In Choloepus didactylus isolate mChoDid1 chromosome 18, mChoDid1.pri, whole genome shotgun sequence, a single genomic region encodes these proteins:
- the TMEM94 gene encoding transmembrane protein 94 isoform X11, producing MDLKEKLPGEPPLALGLSTWKALSILKEQLEAVLEGHLREQKKCLTWKEMWRSSFLHHSNRCSCFHWPGAALMLLAVLLLLGCHGSQPAGSHGVELVNASALFLLLLLNLVLVGRQGRLKRREVERRLRGIIEQIQDALRDGKEITWPNAMYPDLHMPFAPSWSLHWAYRDGHLVNLPVSLLVEGDIIALRPGQESFASLRGIKDDEHIVLEPGDLFPPFSPPPSPQGEVKKGPQSPQQHRLFRVLETPVIDSVRAEGCLTHRWCLAMALSRPVTALDNERFTVQSVMLHYAVPVVLASFLITNALRFMFHAPGVTSWQHTLLQLQVNGVLPILPLLFPAVWVLATACGEARVLAQTSRASPSSLLAKFSEDTLSSYTEVVSPQEMLRCIWGHFLRVIQGTSPTLSHSSSLLHSLGSVTVLCCVDKQGILSWPNPSPETVLFFSGKMEHPHSSHEDLTDDLSTRSFCHPEVEEEPHERDALLAGCLSNTLHLSNEQEPGNSPGDGPKPAEPHFHHRPHGRSQHPSGSNVSFSRDTEGGEEELHRSQPRMEGEAYEAEDLVCDCHLEMLRLSQDQQNPSCIQFDDSNWQLHLTSLKPLGLNVLLNLCDASVTERLCRFSDHLCNVALQESHSAALPVHVPWGLCELARLIGFTPGAKELFKQENHLALYRLPSAETVKETSLGRLSCATKRRPPLSHMISLFIKDTTTSTEQMLSHGTADVVLEACTDFWDGADIYPLSGSDRKKVLDFYQRACLSGYCSAFAYKPMNCALSSQLNGKCIELVQVPGQGSFFTLCELPSTSPLKQSTRRNSWSSDEGLGEVLEKEDCMQALSGQIFMGMVSSQYQARLDVVRLIDGLVNACIRFVYFSLEDELKSKVFAEKMGLETGWNCHISLTPNGDMPGSEIPPSSPSHAGSLHDELNQVSRDDTEGLLLMEEEGHSDLISFQPTDSDIPSFLEDCNRAKLPRGIHQVRPHLQNIDNVPLLVPLFTDCTPETMCEMIKIMQEYGEVTCCLGSSANLRNSCLFLQSDVSIALDPLYPSRCSWETFGYATSVSMAQASDGLSPLQLAGQLNSLPCSLSFRQEETISIIRLIEQARHATYGIRKCFLFLLQCQLTLVVIQFLSCLVQLPPLLSTTDILWLSCFCYPLLSISLLGKPPHSSIMSMATGKNLHSIPKKTQHYFLLCFLLKFSLTISSCLVCFGFTLQSFCDSSRAHNLSDCVSIMLRSDADTAPHWFEDFANGLLLAQKLTAALIVLHTVFISITHVHRTKPLWRKSPLTNLWWAVTVPVVLLGQVVQTAVDLQLWTHRDSRVHFGLEDVPLLTWLLGCLSLVLVVVTNEIVKLHEIRVRVRYQKRQKLQFETKLGMNSPF from the exons ATGCCCTCAGGGACGGCAAGGAGATCACCTGGCCAAATGCCATGTACCCGGACCTCCACATGCCCTTTGCACCCTCCTGGTCCCTGCACTGGGCCTACCGAGACGGACACCTGGTCAACCTGCCAGTGAGCCTGCTGGTGGAAGGGGACATCATAGCTCTGAGGCCGGGCCAAGAGTCGTTCGCCTCCCTCAGGGGGATCAAG GATGATGAGCACattgtcttggagccaggagACCTGTTTCCCCCTTTCTCGCCACCCCCGTCTCCCCAGGGAGAGGTGAAGAAAGGGCCACAGAGCCCCCAGCAGCACCGGCTCTTCCGAGTGCTCGAGACCCCCGTGATTGACAGTGTCAG GGCTGAGGGCTGTCTCACCCACAGATGGTGCCTGGCCATGGCGCTGTCCCGTCCCGTCACCGCCCTGGACAACGAGCGGTTCACGGTGCAGTCGGTGATGCTGCACTACGCCGTGCCCGTGGTCCTG GCCAGCTTCCTAATCACCAACGCCCTGCGCTTCATGTTCCACGCCCCCGGGGTCACCTCCTGGCAGCACACCCTGCTCCAGCTGCAG GTGAACGGTGTCCTGCCCATTCTCCCCCTGCTCTTCCCAGCCGTCTGGGTTCTGGCCACCGCCTGCGGAGAAGCCCGCGTCCTGGCCCAGACAAGCAGGGCCTCGCCCAGCTCCCTG TTGGCCAAGTTCTCAGAGGACACCCTCAGCAGCTACACAGAAGTCGTCTCCCCTCAG GAAATGCTGCGCTGCATATGGGGCCACTTTCTGAGGGTCATCCAGGGGACCTCGCCAACGCTGAGCCACAGCTCCAGCCTGCTGCACAGCCTGGGCTCTGTCACG GTGCTGTGCTGTGTAGACAAGCAGGGGATCCTGTCGTGGCCGAATCCCAGCCCGGAGACGGTGCTGTTCTTCAGTGGGAAGATGGAGCACCCCCACAGCAGCCACGAGGACCTCACCGATGACCTGTCTACCCGCTCCTTCTGCCATCCCGAGGTAGAGGAGGAG CCTCATGAACGAGACGCCCTCTTGGCTGGCTGCCTGAGCAATACCCTACACCTTTCCAACGAGCAGGAGCCTGGCAACTCGCCTGGTGATGGTCCCAAGCCTGCAGAGCCCCACTTTCACCACAGACCACATGGCCGCAGCCAGCACCCATCAGGCTCCAATGTGAGCTTCAGCCGGGACACCGAGGGTGGCGAGGAAGAGCTCCATAGG AGCCAGCCCCGGATGGAGGGCGAGGCCTACGAAGCAGAGGACTTGGTGTGTGACTGCCACCTGGAGATGCTGCGCCTGTCCCAGGATCAGCAGAACCCCTCCTGCATCCAGTTTGATGACTCCAACTGGCAGCTCCACCTCACCTCCCTCAAGCCCCTGGGCCTCAACGTGCTGCTGAACCTGTGTGATGCCAGCGTCACCGAGCGGCTCTGCCGCTTCTCAGACCACCTGTGCAACGTCGCCCTGCAGGAGAGCCACAGTGCGGCGCTGCCCGTGCACGTGCCCTGGGGCCTCTGCGAGCTCGCCCGCCTCATCG GCTTCACTCCCGGGGCCAAGGAGCTCTTCAAGCAGGAGAACCACCTGGCCCTGTACCGCCTCCCCAGCGCCGAGACGGTGAAGGAGACCTCGCTGGGGAGGCTCTCCTGTGCCACCAAGCGGCGCCCCCCCCTCAGCCACATGATCAGCCTCTTCATCAAGGACACCACCACCA GCACTGAACAGATGCTGTCCCACGGCACTGCTGATGTGGTCTTGGAGGCGTGCACCGACTTCTGGGACGGAGCGGACATCTACCCTCTCTCCGGTTCCGACAG AAAGAAAGTGCTGGATTTCTACCAGCGAGCCTGCCTGTCCGGCTACTGCTCCGCCTTCGCCTACAAGCCCATGAACTGTGCCCTGTCCTCGCAGCTCAACGGCAAATGCATCGAGCTGGTGCAGGTGCCGGGTCAGGGCAGCTTCTTCACCCTGTGCGAGCTGCCCAGCACCAGCCCCCTCAAGCAGAGCACCCGCCGCAACAGCTGGAGCTCGGATG AGGGGCTCGGGGAGGTGCTGGAGAAGGAGGACTGCATGCAGGCCCTGAGCGGCCAGATCTTCATGGGCATGGTGTCGTCCCAGTACCAGGCCCGGCTGGACGTCGTGCGCCTCATCGACGGGCTGGTCAACGCCTGCATCCGCTTTGTCTACTTCTCTTTGGAGGATGAGCTCAAAAGCAAG GTGTTTGCTGAAAAGATGGGCCTGGAGACAGGCTGGAATTGCCACATCTCCCTCACACCCAACGGTGACATGCCTGGCTCCGAGATCcccccctccagccccagccacGCAGGCTCCCTGCACGATGAGCTGAACCAGG TGTCCCGAGATGACACGGAAGGGCTCCTCCTGATGGAGGAGGAGGGTCACTCTGACCTCATCAGCTTCCAGCCGACGGACAGCGACATTCCCAGCTTCCTGGAGGACTGCAACCGG GCCAAGCTGCCCCGGGGTATCCACCAGGTGCGGCCCCACCTGCAAAACATTGACAACGTGCCCCTGCTTGTGCCCCTCTTCACTGACTGTACCCCTGAGA CCATGTGCGAGATGATTAAGATCATGCAGGAGTACGGAGAGGTGACCTGCTGCCTGGGCAGCTCTGCCAACCTGCGCAACAGCTGCCTCTTCCTCCAGAGCGACGTCAG CATTGCCCTGGACCCCCTGTACCCATCCCGTTGCTCCTGGGAGACCTTTGGCTACGCCACCAGTGTCAGCATGGCCCAGGCCTCCGACGGCCTTTCCCCCCTGCAGCTTGCAGGGCAGCTCAACAGCCTGCCTTGCTCCTTGAGCTTCCGCCAGGAGGAGACCATCAGCATCATCCGGCTCATTGAGCAG GCGCGGCACGCCACCTACGGCATCCGGAAGTGCTTTCTCTTCCTGCTTCAGTGCCAGCTGACCCTTGTGGTCATCCAG TTCCTTTCCTGCCTGGTCCAGTTACCGCCGCTGCTGAGCACCACCGACATCCTGTGGCTGTCCTGCTTCTGCTACCCTCTGCTCAG CATCTCCCTGCTGGGGAAACCCCCCCATAGCTCCATCATGTCTATGGCTACAGGGAAGAATCTTCACTCCATTCCTAAGAAG ACCCAGCACTACTTCCTGCTCTGCTTCTTGCTCAAGTTCAGCCTTACCATTAGTTCCTGCCTCGTCTGCTTTGGGTTCACGCTGCAGAGCTTCTGCGACAGCTCCCGGGCCCACAACCTCAGTGACTGCGTGTCCATCATGCTGCGCAG TGATGCTGACACAGCTCCACACTGGTTTGAGGACTTTGCCAATGGGTTGCTGCTGGCTCAGAAGCTCACCGCTGCCCTGATCGTCCTGCACACTG TATTCATCTCCATCACCCACGTGCATCGCACCAAGCCGCTGTGGAGGAAGAGCCCCTTGACCAACCTCTGGTGGGCCGTGACGGTGCCCGTGGT GCTGCTCGGCCAGGTGGTCCAGACGGCGGTGGACCTGCAGCTGTGGACACACAGGGACAGCCGCGTCCACTTTGGCCTGGAGGACGTGCCTCTGCTGACCTGGCTCCTGGGCTGCCTGTCCCTCGTCCTGGTGGTGGTCACCAACGAGATTGTGAAACTGCATGAGATTCG ggtCCGTGTCCGCTACCAGAAGCGACAGAAGCTGCAGTTTGAAACTAAACTGGGCATGAACTCTCCTTTCTGA
- the TMEM94 gene encoding transmembrane protein 94 isoform X13, whose product MWRSSFLHHSNRCSCFHWPGAALMLLAVLLLLGCHGSQPAGSHGVELVNASALFLLLLLNLVLVGRQGRLKRREVERRLRGIIEQIQDALRDGKEITWPNAMYPDLHMPFAPSWSLHWAYRDGHLVNLPVSLLVEGDIIALRPGQESFASLRGIKDDEHIVLEPGDLFPPFSPPPSPQGEVKKGPQSPQQHRLFRVLETPVIDSVRAEGCLTHRWCLAMALSRPVTALDNERFTVQSVMLHYAVPVVLASFLITNALRFMFHAPGVTSWQHTLLQLQVNGVLPILPLLFPAVWVLATACGEARVLAQTSRASPSSLLAKFSEDTLSSYTEVVSPQEMLRCIWGHFLRVIQGTSPTLSHSSSLLHSLGSVTVLCCVDKQGILSWPNPSPETVLFFSGKMEHPHSSHEDLTDDLSTRSFCHPEVEEEPHERDALLAGCLSNTLHLSNEQEPGNSPGDGPKPAEPHFHHRPHGRSQHPSGSNVSFSRDTEGGEEELHRSQPRMEGEAYEAEDLVCDCHLEMLRLSQDQQNPSCIQFDDSNWQLHLTSLKPLGLNVLLNLCDASVTERLCRFSDHLCNVALQESHSAALPVHVPWGLCELARLIGFTPGAKELFKQENHLALYRLPSAETVKETSLGRLSCATKRRPPLSHMISLFIKDTTTSTEQMLSHGTADVVLEACTDFWDGADIYPLSGSDRKKVLDFYQRACLSGYCSAFAYKPMNCALSSQLNGKCIELVQVPGQGSFFTLCELPSTSPLKQSTRRNSWSSDEGLGEVLEKEDCMQALSGQIFMGMVSSQYQARLDVVRLIDGLVNACIRFVYFSLEDELKSKVFAEKMGLETGWNCHISLTPNGDMPGSEIPPSSPSHAGSLHDELNQVSRDDTEGLLLMEEEGHSDLISFQPTDSDIPSFLEDCNRAKLPRGIHQVRPHLQNIDNVPLLVPLFTDCTPETMCEMIKIMQEYGEVTCCLGSSANLRNSCLFLQSDVSIALDPLYPSRCSWETFGYATSVSMAQASDGLSPLQLAGQLNSLPCSLSFRQEETISIIRLIEQARHATYGIRKCFLFLLQCQLTLVVIQFLSCLVQLPPLLSTTDILWLSCFCYPLLSISLLGKPPHSSIMSMATGKNLHSIPKKTQHYFLLCFLLKFSLTISSCLVCFGFTLQSFCDSSRAHNLSDCVSIMLRSDADTAPHWFEDFANGLLLAQKLTAALIVLHTVFISITHVHRTKPLWRKSPLTNLWWAVTVPVVLLGQVVQTAVDLQLWTHRDSRVHFGLEDVPLLTWLLGCLSLVLVVVTNEIVKLHEIRVRVRYQKRQKLQFETKLGMNSPF is encoded by the exons ATGCCCTCAGGGACGGCAAGGAGATCACCTGGCCAAATGCCATGTACCCGGACCTCCACATGCCCTTTGCACCCTCCTGGTCCCTGCACTGGGCCTACCGAGACGGACACCTGGTCAACCTGCCAGTGAGCCTGCTGGTGGAAGGGGACATCATAGCTCTGAGGCCGGGCCAAGAGTCGTTCGCCTCCCTCAGGGGGATCAAG GATGATGAGCACattgtcttggagccaggagACCTGTTTCCCCCTTTCTCGCCACCCCCGTCTCCCCAGGGAGAGGTGAAGAAAGGGCCACAGAGCCCCCAGCAGCACCGGCTCTTCCGAGTGCTCGAGACCCCCGTGATTGACAGTGTCAG GGCTGAGGGCTGTCTCACCCACAGATGGTGCCTGGCCATGGCGCTGTCCCGTCCCGTCACCGCCCTGGACAACGAGCGGTTCACGGTGCAGTCGGTGATGCTGCACTACGCCGTGCCCGTGGTCCTG GCCAGCTTCCTAATCACCAACGCCCTGCGCTTCATGTTCCACGCCCCCGGGGTCACCTCCTGGCAGCACACCCTGCTCCAGCTGCAG GTGAACGGTGTCCTGCCCATTCTCCCCCTGCTCTTCCCAGCCGTCTGGGTTCTGGCCACCGCCTGCGGAGAAGCCCGCGTCCTGGCCCAGACAAGCAGGGCCTCGCCCAGCTCCCTG TTGGCCAAGTTCTCAGAGGACACCCTCAGCAGCTACACAGAAGTCGTCTCCCCTCAG GAAATGCTGCGCTGCATATGGGGCCACTTTCTGAGGGTCATCCAGGGGACCTCGCCAACGCTGAGCCACAGCTCCAGCCTGCTGCACAGCCTGGGCTCTGTCACG GTGCTGTGCTGTGTAGACAAGCAGGGGATCCTGTCGTGGCCGAATCCCAGCCCGGAGACGGTGCTGTTCTTCAGTGGGAAGATGGAGCACCCCCACAGCAGCCACGAGGACCTCACCGATGACCTGTCTACCCGCTCCTTCTGCCATCCCGAGGTAGAGGAGGAG CCTCATGAACGAGACGCCCTCTTGGCTGGCTGCCTGAGCAATACCCTACACCTTTCCAACGAGCAGGAGCCTGGCAACTCGCCTGGTGATGGTCCCAAGCCTGCAGAGCCCCACTTTCACCACAGACCACATGGCCGCAGCCAGCACCCATCAGGCTCCAATGTGAGCTTCAGCCGGGACACCGAGGGTGGCGAGGAAGAGCTCCATAGG AGCCAGCCCCGGATGGAGGGCGAGGCCTACGAAGCAGAGGACTTGGTGTGTGACTGCCACCTGGAGATGCTGCGCCTGTCCCAGGATCAGCAGAACCCCTCCTGCATCCAGTTTGATGACTCCAACTGGCAGCTCCACCTCACCTCCCTCAAGCCCCTGGGCCTCAACGTGCTGCTGAACCTGTGTGATGCCAGCGTCACCGAGCGGCTCTGCCGCTTCTCAGACCACCTGTGCAACGTCGCCCTGCAGGAGAGCCACAGTGCGGCGCTGCCCGTGCACGTGCCCTGGGGCCTCTGCGAGCTCGCCCGCCTCATCG GCTTCACTCCCGGGGCCAAGGAGCTCTTCAAGCAGGAGAACCACCTGGCCCTGTACCGCCTCCCCAGCGCCGAGACGGTGAAGGAGACCTCGCTGGGGAGGCTCTCCTGTGCCACCAAGCGGCGCCCCCCCCTCAGCCACATGATCAGCCTCTTCATCAAGGACACCACCACCA GCACTGAACAGATGCTGTCCCACGGCACTGCTGATGTGGTCTTGGAGGCGTGCACCGACTTCTGGGACGGAGCGGACATCTACCCTCTCTCCGGTTCCGACAG AAAGAAAGTGCTGGATTTCTACCAGCGAGCCTGCCTGTCCGGCTACTGCTCCGCCTTCGCCTACAAGCCCATGAACTGTGCCCTGTCCTCGCAGCTCAACGGCAAATGCATCGAGCTGGTGCAGGTGCCGGGTCAGGGCAGCTTCTTCACCCTGTGCGAGCTGCCCAGCACCAGCCCCCTCAAGCAGAGCACCCGCCGCAACAGCTGGAGCTCGGATG AGGGGCTCGGGGAGGTGCTGGAGAAGGAGGACTGCATGCAGGCCCTGAGCGGCCAGATCTTCATGGGCATGGTGTCGTCCCAGTACCAGGCCCGGCTGGACGTCGTGCGCCTCATCGACGGGCTGGTCAACGCCTGCATCCGCTTTGTCTACTTCTCTTTGGAGGATGAGCTCAAAAGCAAG GTGTTTGCTGAAAAGATGGGCCTGGAGACAGGCTGGAATTGCCACATCTCCCTCACACCCAACGGTGACATGCCTGGCTCCGAGATCcccccctccagccccagccacGCAGGCTCCCTGCACGATGAGCTGAACCAGG TGTCCCGAGATGACACGGAAGGGCTCCTCCTGATGGAGGAGGAGGGTCACTCTGACCTCATCAGCTTCCAGCCGACGGACAGCGACATTCCCAGCTTCCTGGAGGACTGCAACCGG GCCAAGCTGCCCCGGGGTATCCACCAGGTGCGGCCCCACCTGCAAAACATTGACAACGTGCCCCTGCTTGTGCCCCTCTTCACTGACTGTACCCCTGAGA CCATGTGCGAGATGATTAAGATCATGCAGGAGTACGGAGAGGTGACCTGCTGCCTGGGCAGCTCTGCCAACCTGCGCAACAGCTGCCTCTTCCTCCAGAGCGACGTCAG CATTGCCCTGGACCCCCTGTACCCATCCCGTTGCTCCTGGGAGACCTTTGGCTACGCCACCAGTGTCAGCATGGCCCAGGCCTCCGACGGCCTTTCCCCCCTGCAGCTTGCAGGGCAGCTCAACAGCCTGCCTTGCTCCTTGAGCTTCCGCCAGGAGGAGACCATCAGCATCATCCGGCTCATTGAGCAG GCGCGGCACGCCACCTACGGCATCCGGAAGTGCTTTCTCTTCCTGCTTCAGTGCCAGCTGACCCTTGTGGTCATCCAG TTCCTTTCCTGCCTGGTCCAGTTACCGCCGCTGCTGAGCACCACCGACATCCTGTGGCTGTCCTGCTTCTGCTACCCTCTGCTCAG CATCTCCCTGCTGGGGAAACCCCCCCATAGCTCCATCATGTCTATGGCTACAGGGAAGAATCTTCACTCCATTCCTAAGAAG ACCCAGCACTACTTCCTGCTCTGCTTCTTGCTCAAGTTCAGCCTTACCATTAGTTCCTGCCTCGTCTGCTTTGGGTTCACGCTGCAGAGCTTCTGCGACAGCTCCCGGGCCCACAACCTCAGTGACTGCGTGTCCATCATGCTGCGCAG TGATGCTGACACAGCTCCACACTGGTTTGAGGACTTTGCCAATGGGTTGCTGCTGGCTCAGAAGCTCACCGCTGCCCTGATCGTCCTGCACACTG TATTCATCTCCATCACCCACGTGCATCGCACCAAGCCGCTGTGGAGGAAGAGCCCCTTGACCAACCTCTGGTGGGCCGTGACGGTGCCCGTGGT GCTGCTCGGCCAGGTGGTCCAGACGGCGGTGGACCTGCAGCTGTGGACACACAGGGACAGCCGCGTCCACTTTGGCCTGGAGGACGTGCCTCTGCTGACCTGGCTCCTGGGCTGCCTGTCCCTCGTCCTGGTGGTGGTCACCAACGAGATTGTGAAACTGCATGAGATTCG ggtCCGTGTCCGCTACCAGAAGCGACAGAAGCTGCAGTTTGAAACTAAACTGGGCATGAACTCTCCTTTCTGA